A genomic region of Dehalococcoidia bacterium contains the following coding sequences:
- a CDS encoding DNA methyltransferase codes for MPKQITQNTLFYGDNLPILREHIPSESVDLIYLDPPFNSSRSYNVLFADESGKESDAQITAFEDTWHWDQYAAHTYHDLIQNGPLDVVKMIGSLHDFIGENQMTAYLVMMAVRLVELHRVLKPTGSLYLHCDPTASHYLKIVLDTIFGPANFRNELIWKRATSGSSKSIAKRFGSDHDVILYYVRSEKAGFNKVFLPYPEEEIQKRFRRSDERGRYKDAELATYSEEKLEELKRENRLITNESGKLRYKIYLEDIQGVLADDVWNDIPPINSQAAERLGYPTQKPLTLLERIIQASSNPGDWVLDPFCGCGTAIAAAQKLERHWIGIDVTHLAIALQKYRLHDTFHITAGKDYQVIGEPCDESSAAQLAKDDRYQFQWWALSLVGAKPLGGEGDSKTGKKGKDRGIDGIINFVEAKGKPQRVMVQVKSGHVNSGLIRDLRGTVEREDAAIGVFITLEPATKDMEKETLAAGYYTSELWQKDYQRIQILTISQLLAGAEIQMPAAHGTFKQAQRVRKAEGSQPGMEI; via the coding sequence ATGCCAAAACAGATAACTCAGAACACCTTATTCTACGGGGATAATCTTCCGATACTGCGCGAGCACATTCCTTCCGAGAGCGTTGACCTGATCTACCTCGATCCGCCGTTCAACTCCAGCCGTTCTTACAACGTGCTCTTTGCCGATGAGAGCGGAAAGGAATCCGATGCGCAGATAACCGCCTTTGAGGATACCTGGCACTGGGATCAGTACGCGGCTCACACCTACCACGACTTAATTCAGAACGGCCCGCTCGATGTGGTCAAGATGATTGGCTCCCTGCATGATTTTATTGGCGAGAACCAGATGACGGCCTATCTGGTGATGATGGCGGTGAGGTTAGTTGAGCTTCACCGCGTCCTCAAGCCGACGGGCAGTTTATATCTGCATTGCGACCCGACCGCCAGCCACTATCTCAAGATTGTGCTGGATACAATTTTCGGGCCTGCTAATTTTAGAAATGAGCTCATTTGGAAACGAGCAACTTCTGGAAGCAGCAAGTCTATAGCAAAAAGATTTGGTTCGGATCATGATGTTATCTTATATTATGTCAGAAGTGAAAAAGCTGGTTTCAATAAAGTATTTCTTCCTTACCCTGAAGAAGAAATTCAAAAAAGATTTCGCCGTTCGGATGAACGAGGACGGTACAAAGATGCCGAATTAGCAACCTATTCGGAAGAGAAATTAGAAGAATTAAAGAGAGAGAATCGATTAATTACTAATGAGAGTGGGAAACTAAGATATAAGATTTATCTCGAAGATATTCAAGGTGTACTAGCTGACGACGTTTGGAATGACATACCTCCTATTAATTCTCAAGCCGCCGAACGTCTCGGTTACCCGACGCAGAAACCTCTGACGCTCCTCGAACGTATCATCCAAGCCAGCAGCAACCCCGGTGATTGGGTTCTCGACCCGTTTTGCGGCTGCGGCACGGCTATCGCCGCCGCACAGAAGCTGGAACGACACTGGATTGGAATAGACGTCACTCACCTTGCTATCGCATTGCAGAAATACCGCCTCCACGACACTTTCCACATCACCGCTGGCAAAGATTATCAGGTCATTGGCGAGCCCTGCGATGAAAGCTCTGCCGCTCAATTAGCCAAGGATGACCGCTACCAGTTCCAGTGGTGGGCGCTGTCGCTGGTGGGGGCCAAGCCGCTGGGCGGGGAGGGGGACAGCAAGACCGGCAAGAAGGGCAAAGACAGGGGCATCGACGGCATCATTAACTTCGTTGAAGCCAAGGGCAAGCCACAGAGAGTCATGGTTCAAGTTAAGAGCGGCCACGTAAACAGCGGCCTCATCCGCGACCTGAGAGGCACCGTGGAGCGCGAGGACGCGGCCATCGGCGTATTCATCACGCTGGAGCCTGCTACCAAAGACATGGAGAAAGAGACTTTAGCGGCGGGCTATTATACCTCCGAACTCTGGCAAAAGGACTATCAGCGCATCCAGATATTAACCATATCTCAACTACTCGCTGGCGCTGAGATTCAAATGCCCGCGGCGCACGGCACGTTCAAGCAGGCGCAACGCGTGCGCA